The Dehalococcoides mccartyi CG5 genome contains the following window.
GAATTCCCAATTATATTGTTTCATACTTGTTCGGCATACTTTTGCTTTTAGCTATATTTACTGCCTCAGGTTATTTACTGCAAGGTCTGAGCGAGGAAAAAGAAAACCGTATTATGGAGGTACTGCTTTCCTCTGTCACTACCCGTGAACTTATGACGGGCAAAATAGTCGGCTTGGGTTTGGCAGGACTGATTCAGGTTGCCTTCTGGCTGGTTTGTGCGTGGGGGCTGGTCAAATTTGCCACTAAAACCTTTGGTGATATACTGGGTGCTTTGTCTATACAGGCGGATATGATAGTAGTCTGTCTGGTTTTCTTTATACTTGGTTACTTCCTGTACTCCATTCTTATGGCGGCTATCGGTGCCATAACCCCTAATGTGCGTGACGGACAGCAGCTATCGGTTATTGTTACCATGTCTGCCGCTTTCCCCTTTTACCTTATGCCGTTTATCTTAAACGGAGGAGACAATCTCCTGAATAAAGTGCTTTCACTTTTCCCGCTTACCTCACCCCTTACTATTATTATGCGTATGGGTACAGGTATACCTGTATGGGAAATTATTCTGGCGGCTATTCTTTTAAGTCTTACTATATGGCTGTTTTTCGGACTGGCCGCCAAATTATTCAGGGTGTTTTTGCTTATGTATGGCAAAACCCCCAGCATAAAAGAAATAATGCACTTAATCAGGCAAACTTAGTCTTGGCATAACGGGTAGTTTTATACAGATTTTCGGTTAGGATATTTGAGTGATACAAATGCCATTATTTGTACTCATGGTTTGTCCGGAAAGCTGCCAAGCCCTTTACTATTCAGCCAAATTGCTCTAAAATAGCCTCAAAACTTGCGGGTGTAACTCAGCGGTAGAGTGCTTGCTTCCCAAGTAAGACGTCGCGGGTTCGAATCCCGTCACCCGCTCCATAACAAATTTAGAAAGAGGTGCTGCGTGGGAACTGCAATTGATTATCAGAAGCAAATGACCGAAATAGTGTATGTGAACCTGCCAGGGCCTGAAGAACCTCAACCAGGCATGACCGGCGGGGAACTCCTCCATGGTTTTTTGGCTGAACTTAACAGGGCTCCTTCGGCTGAAACGAGGGCTTTCGTAAGCACATTAGCCGCCAAGTGGAATATTCATTACCGCAATAACAGCGGGCGTTAATATCCCCCTTGCAATTATCCCGACAAGGGGGTAAAAGAGGTGCGACATGGGTGTAGCAATTGAATACCAGAAAATAATGACCGAGATTGTGTATGTCAATCTTCCCGGTCCCGAAGAGCCTATGCCCGGTATGACAGGCGGGGAACTCCTTCATGGTTTCTTGGCGGAGCTTAACCGTGCAGTTTCACCTGAAAGCCGGGCATATGTTGCTTCTCTGGCTGCCAAGTGGAATATCCATTACCGTAATGTTCCTTCCAGATAAGCCCTTTTTTAATAAGTAAACCCGGTAAATTGTCGCTTTAAAATGCGTCTGTAGTTAGTATTGTCAAGGCGCTCACAATAGCTGTTCTTCAAGACCGTTTCAGAAAACACGATATTTGCGGTAAAGACGGCTATTTGTCTATATATTCAAAGTTAAGCCTCGCTATCCATAAGTCTTTTTATTTTATAGGCAGTTTCAAGTATATTTGCCTGTTTGACCTTACTTCCGGCTTGTCATTTTGGTGCAGCATAAAAATTGGTTGACAAAAGCACTTTTCTGAAATAACCTTTTTAGATAACCAAAAAGGTGAAATTGCTTGAAAGAAATTTTGCACTATGCCTGGATAGAAATTATCCGCCGTCCTGCCCGCAGCATTGGCAATATGCTGGGATACAGTCTGGCACTGGCTATTGCGATAGTTTTATTTTCTGTCCTCAGTTTTTCTCAGGACGCTTCCGCCAGTGTACTAAATTCCACCGGTACTCATTTCATAACTTATTTGCCGCAGTGCAATTCAGAGGCCTGTGCTGTAGATTTGAAAGATCCGCTTCATGAAGGTTTTATAGCCAACAATACCCTTTCAAAAGTGCTTTCGGCTGATATTGTCAGCCAGATAACTGCACTGGATACGGTGAAAGATGCTTCGTCTTTTATACTATTCCGCTTTTATGACAAAATTACCGATACATATACTCTGGTTGCTGGGTTTGACCCTTTAAATACAACAGCTGTTAAAACCAATTGTTGTTCCTCAGAGGATATTATAACAGGTGAATTCCTTAAACCCACTGATACCGGTCTGGTAATGCTGGAGGAATCATTTGCTTTAGCCGAGACCCTTCCGGTTGGCTTCCGTGTGGATATAGGCGGCCAGAGTTTCAGGGTGGGCGGTATTATAAATGCCGGTGTGCGCCCCGGTAAAGCTGACATCTATATGACCATAACAGAGCTTCGCAATCTTATAAATACCCGTCTTAATACCGCACTGCCCCCGGATGCAACCAACATAATATTGGTGGAATCTAATGGAGCGAATGTGCATTACCAAGCTATAGACCAGGTCAAAGAAATAATGGGTGACCGCAGTTTGGTTTCCACCTATGCTTGCTCAAAACCTGCCTCTACTGCCATGGGTATAGGCGAGAACGGCATTTGGCTGGTTTCGGGGATTCTCCTGATAAGTGTAATTGCTTTGGCCTTGAAATCCGAATATTCTGCTGTACTGGAACGGCGGCGGGATATCGGTATCCTGAAAGCGATAGGCCTTAGTGACAGCACTATTCTTTGGCAGATAGTAAGCCAATCAGTTATACAGGCAGTTATCGGAGCTGTAGCAGGTATTTTGCTGGGAGTTTTACTTATATATACGATACCCTTTGCCAGTATCAGCGGAATCAGCAGTCAGGATACACTGGGAGTGGATTGGATAGTAACACTGAGTGCCTTTGGGCTGGCAGTGATAGGCGGAATAGCAGCCGGGATAATTCCGGCTTTAAGTGCAGCTTCCGTGCGTCCGGCTGAAAGCCTGAGGGGATTATAAAATGAAAAAATCCCGTCTTGAAGCTATTAATATCAGCCGCTCTTTTCAAAAAGGCGCCCAGTCCATACCTGTTTTAAAGGAAATAAATCTGAGGGCAGAGCCGGGTGAAGTGGTGGTTATCCGGGGTAAAAGCGGCGCAGGCAAATCAGTGCTTCTCTGGATACTTTCCGGGCTGGACAATACGGATTCAGGGCGGGTGGTTTTTGACGGGCTGGAATTAAACTCACTTGGCAACTCCCAGCGGGCTGAACTCCGCCGCAGCCGTTTGGGTATTATCTTCCAGAATTTCAATCTGATTGGTTCGTGGACTGCATATGAAAATGTGGAAATCGCCCTACGCAATTCGAAGCTTTCGCCACTTGAGAAATCAAAGCGAATTAACCGGATATTGTCTGAACTGGGGCTTTCTGACAGGCTTCAAAACCTGCCCGCTGAATTGAGTATAGGCCAACAGCAAAGGGTAGCAATTGCCCGAACACTGGCAACCAACCCTGAACTTATACTGGCAGACGAACCCACCGGTGATGTAGACCCTGAAACAGGGGCCGAAATAATCGAGATGCTGCTGACACCTGTTAAGGCAGGTAAAGCAGGGCTGATAGTCGCCACCCACGGGAATTTCCCTCTGGAAATAGCTACGCGGGTATATACCCTTGATAACGGCGTTCTGATACCATTTAAGCTTGCCAGTACACCCCATCTCCAATCCTGATATAATATTCTTATGACCCAAAACAGCCTTGCTTTGTATATGCATTTCCCTTTTTGCCTGAAAAAATGCGGATACTGCTCGTTTATTTCTTATCCGGACAAACTGGAGAGTGTGCCGGATTATGTAAACTGCCTTAAGAAAGAAATTAAACTACGGACAGAGGGGCTTTGCTTGCACAGCCTTTATTTTGGCGGAGGAACGCCCAGCCTTTTATCACCTTCGCAGGTGGCAGATATCATGAGTAGTATACAAACAGTATCGCATCTTTTGCCCGGTGCAGAGATTACATTTGAAGCTAATCCGGGTACTCTTAGCCTGCCCTATCTTAAACAGTTAAGCGGGCTCGGCATCAACCGTTTGAGCTTGGGTATCCAAAGTTTTTCAGATGCAGAGCTGACAATGCTGGGCCGTTTGCATGACGCTCAACAAGCACGGCATATATACACACAAGCCAGAATCTCCGGTTTTGACAATATAAATCTTGATCTTATTTATGGTTTACCCCATTCCACCCTGCTTTCTTTTAAAGCCAATCTGAGTGAAATGCTGAAACTTGAGCCGGAACATATTTCACTTTACGGTCTCACTCTGGAGGAAGACACCCCCATGTATCTTCAGGTGCAAAAAGGATTATTGCCCTTTATGGATTCCGAAATTGCGGCTGACCAGTATCAGCTGGCTGAAGAAATGCTGGAGAGTGCCGGCTACCATCACTATGAGATTTCCAACTGGGCTAAACAGGGCTATGAGAGCCGTCATAACCTTACTTACTGGCAAAACAGGCCTTATCTGGGTTTGGGTGTGGCTGGGCATTCCTTTTTTCAGAATTGGCGTACAGCCAATACCATAGACCTTGATGAGTATTTACTTTGCTGGCAAAATAATTCCCCGCCGTCACCGTCTGAAAATATAAATGTAGATTTAGCTAATCAGCTGGCTGAAACTATAATATTGGGGCTTAGGCTGGATAAGGGTGTAACCGCTGAAGATATTGAAGCCCGTTTCGGGACGTGTGTGATGGATATGTATTATCCCCAGATTCAAGAATGTGTTGAATTGGGGCTTTTGGAAGAGCATGATGGCTGTATCCGCCTGACCCCCAGAGGCAGGTTGCTCTCTAACGAGGTATTCTGGCGTTTCTTGCCTTAAAGATTAAAATACGCTAATTTATATATTCGGTAGTATATAAGCCTAAAGTTAAAAGTTGGTGATATGAGTCAATCCAGTGTAAGAAATTTCTGCATTATTGCCCATATAGATCATGGCAAGTCCACTCTGGCTGACCGCCTGATAGAAATGACAGGCACTCTTCGCCACGATGAAATGTGCGAACAGGTCATGGATAGTATGGAACTTGAACGTGAGCGTGGCATAACCATAAAAGCCAAAGCTATCCGTCTGCGGTATATCTCAAAAGACAAACAGGAATACCGCCTGAATCTTATAGATACTCCCGGACATGTGGATTTCTCCTATGAAGTTTCACGGACTATCGCTGCCTGCGAAGGGGCAATACTCGTTATAGACGCTACCCAGGGTATCCAAGCCCAAACTCTGGCAAATGTTTACCTGGCCATAGAATATAATCTGGAAATTATTCCGGTTATCAATAAGATAGACCTGCCGGGGGCTGATATCCCGAGGGTAATGGGTGAAATCAAAAGCGTACTAGGTTATGATGAAGATTCCGTACTGCAAATCAGCGCCAAACTGGGGCTGGGTGTACCGGAATTGCTGGAAGCCATTGTCAACAAAGTGCCTGCCCCCAAAGGAAACGCAAACCAGCCTCTGCGGGCGCTTATATTTGATTCCCATTATGACCCGTATAAAGGGGTGGTAGCCTATCTGCGGGTGGCAGACGGTAATATAAACAAGGGCGATGACCTGCGTCTTATGGGGCAAGGTACGGAATTCCGGGTACTTGAAGCGGGATATTTCGCCCCTGCCCAAGTAGCCGCATTAAGGCTGGATGTGGGTGATGTAGGCTATATAGCTACCGGGCTTAAATCCGTAGGTGAATGCCGGGTGGGTGATACTGTTACTCTGCAACACGGTGGTGCAATCCAGCCACTTATCGGTTATCATCCGGCCAAAGCCATGGTTTTTGCAGGTATTTATCCAACCCAGACAGATGACTATCACGAACTGCGTGAAGCTATGGAAAAGCTGAGTCTGAATGATGCTTCACTATCTTCCGAACCGGAATCCAGTCCCCTTTTGGGTCACGGCTTTCGCTGCGGGTTTTTAGGCCTGCTGCATCTGGATATTATAGTGGAAAGATTGGAACGTGAGTTTAATCTTTCACTGGTAGTAACTTCTCCCGGCGTCAGCCTGACAGTCACCCGTATCGGAGGTGAGGCTTTTACCGTAGTAAATCCGAATGAGATGCCTCTCCCCCATGAAATTGCCCGTATTGAAGAACCGTGGGTTTCAGTGGTTATCATCACTCCTTCAAAATACATTGGCACAGTCATGGATTTAGTCAGAGAGAACTACGGCGTATACAAAAATACCGAATATCTGGGGCAACTGGCCATGAGTGAGCTTGGGCAACGGGTACAGCTTCATTATGATATGCCATTGCGTTCCATACTCACTACTTTTCATGACCAGCTGAAAAGCCGCACTCAGGGTTATGCCTCACTGGACTATGAATTTATTGGATATCGTGATGCCAATCTTTCGAAGATAGATGTGCTGGTAAATGATGTTCCGGTAGATGCTTTCAGCCGCATTATTCCTCCGGATAAAGCCCATGAAATAGGAGAAGCACTGGTAAAAAAGCTGAAGGAAATGATACCCAGGCAGCTTTATCAGGTCACTCTTCAGGCGGCTATCGGCAGCAAGATTGTAGCCCGGGCTGACATATCTGCCAAGCGTAAAGACGTAATCGCCAAGTGTTACGGCGGTGATATTACCCGTAAACGCAAACTTCTGGATAAGCAGAAGGAAGGCAAGAAGAAAATGCGCCAAATAGGCAAAGTAGAAGTCCCCAAAGAAGCATTTTTAAGTGTCCTAAAACTCCAGTAAATTGTCTTTTTGCCTTGCCAAAGGGCAATTAGTGTGTTACAATACCGCCACTTAAGCTACTTTCGGGTATACTATTGTCCTTCACCTGCGTGTGCCCTTGTGTCTGAAGTAGACATTATTTAAAAAGGAAGAAAAGATTTTGGCCAGTAGTTTTATTGCTATAGCCGTTCTCTTCCCCTTTGTAGCCGGCTTGATTTGTCTGTTCCTAAAACACAACCTTCTGAGGTCCGGGCTTGTTGCCCTGTCTGCCGTTGTGCTCATTTCCAGTTCTATCCTGCTGTTTTCGCAGGGCGGTTTGCCGATAGAGTACAGCCCTGCCCACCAGTGGGATAGCATCATTATGGTGCTTGATTATGCACTGCTGGCTTTCTTCCTGTTGGTGGGTGTGAAGGATATTATCAAAAACGGCTGGAGTGTCAGAGGTATTCTGACGGCCAGTCTGGTACTGTCACAGATAGTGCTGCTTGGGTTATTTGAGTTTGTTTGGGCACCCGCCGTACCTCTCCCTTCCGAACCGGCCTTCTTTATTGACCAGCTTTCCATTATCATGTGCCTTATTATTTCAATTATCGGTTCACTTATACTTCTTTACGCCATCAAATACATGAAAGACCATGAGCATCACCAGCATCTTAAAATCACCCGCCAGCCTCGTTTCTTTTTCTTTATGACCATATTGCTAGGCGCTATGAACGGTATTGTATTTTCTGACAATCTGCTCTGGTTATACTTTTTCTGGGAAATCACTACTTTATGTTGTTTCGCCCTTATCGGCCACGAGCAAACTAAGGAAGCTGTTAACAATGCCTTCCGTGCCCTCTGGATGAACCTGATAGGCGGTTTGGGATTTGTGCTGGCCATAATTTATGTCTTTACAAATTACGGCAGTATTTCCCTGCAAGCACTTATTACCAACCCCATTATAGCCATGGCACCTCTTTTCTTCTTGTTTATGGCGGCTTTCACCAAAGCTGCGCAGGTGCCTTTTCAGGGTTGGCTTTTAGGTGCTATGGTGGCACCGGTGCCTGTTTCGGCTTTGCTTCACTCTTCTACCATGGTCAAAGCGGGTATTTACCTTTCCATCCGTTTGGCTCCGGCTATTACTGATACCACTTTAGCCACTTTGATTGCTCTGTTCGGGGCATTTACATTTATGGTAACCGCCCTTATGGCTATCAGCCAACGTGAATCCAAGAAAGTTCTGGCCTATTCCACTATTTCAAACCTTGGCCTGATTATAATGTGCGTAGGTATAAATACCCCTCTGGCAATTACCGCTGCCATTGTCCTTACCATTTTCCATGCCATATCCAAAGCCCTCCTCTTTATGTGTGTGGGCGTCATAGACCACTCTATGGGCAGCCGTGATATTGAAGATATGGAGGGGCTGGTACGCCGCTATCCGCTGATAGCCGGTATAACTGTCGCCGGTATCCTTTCCATGATGCTGGTGCCTTTTGGCATGCTGCTGGGCAAATGGGCTGCCATAGAGGCTACTTCGGCTATGTCAGGGTTTATTTCACCGCTGGTTTTCATACTTTTGGTTATAGGTTCAGCGGCGACCACTGTTTTCTGGGTAAAATGGCTGGGGCGTTTCTTCAGTGTGACGCCGGGTATTGAGAAAATAAGGTTTGAACGTTTTTCATTTTTGTATCACAGCCCTTTGATTGTACTGCTGGCCTTGGCCGGAATATTCAGTTTAGCGGTTATCCCATTTTACGAAAATTTCATCTTGCCGGCTGTAACTGCTTTCTATCCGAATGTTGTAGATACCTCAACCGGTTTCTTCGGAAGTGCTGTAGGTTTATTTACCGCTTGGCCGTTATTTATCCTGCTGGCAGTCGCCCTCATACTGGTACCTGTTTTATTCAAACCCAAAGCCAAAAACCTTAGCACTGCCTATATGTGCGGTGAAAATGTAAGCACCTCGGCTGACAGTTTTTATTCGGTAGCTGATGGTGAGACTAAAATCAAACTGGGCTCAATGTATCTGGATACCCAGTTTGCTAACCCTAATCTGGATACCGGGCTTAAGATAGTTGGGCTTTTGATACTTGTTAGTATGCTGGTAGTGGTGCTGATATGAACGAATGGTTGCTGGTTGCTTTAGCTCTGGTTTTGCCGCCTGTACTGGGGAGTTTGCTTCGCGGTTTTGACCGTATACTGACTGCCCGAATGCAGGGAAGGTTCGGGCCGCCCCTCCTCCAGCCTGTTTACGATACTATCAAACTTTTGGCCAAACGCCGCATGATTACCGGTCGTATGCAGGCCGTAAGTTCTATAGGTTACCTGCTTTTTATCATGGCGGCTACAGTTATGTTTTTCCTCGGTCAGGATCTTCTACTTATTGTACTGGTACTGGGCGTGGCAGATATGTTTCTGGTTGTGGGTGCCTTTGCCACCCGCTCCCCGTATAGCCAGATTGGTGCCAACCGCGAGCTTCTGCAGATACTTTCTTATGAGCCTATCCTGATTATAACGGCTATCGGGCTGTATATAGCTAACGGTAGTTTTATGATTTCTGAAATCAGCCAGCCTTTATTGCCTTCTTTATGGCCAATATTTATCGCCCTTGTTTTGGTGCTGATTATACTTATGCGAAAATCTCCTTTTGATATTTCATCTTCGGAGCATGCTCATCAGGAACTGGTCAGGGGTGTATTCACCGAATATTCGGGTATTCACTTGGGGCTTATAGAGATTGCCCATATGTACGAACTTATACTGGTACTGGGTGTTATTTCTCTCATGTGGCTTCCGGGTGTTGTGCCCGGTATTGCACTGGCACTTGCCTGCTGGTTTTTAGTACTGGTGATTGATAATATAACTGCCCGCCTTACCTGGTCTTCCATGCTGAAAATATTATGGATGTTCGGGCTGGGTCTGGCACTGGTTAACCTTATCGGACTTTCAGTGCTGGGAGGGGTCTAAGTGGATTTTGTTACGAAGTCCCAGATAAAATCACCCTGGCTGCTCCATTTTGATTGCGGCAGTTGCAACGGGTGTGATATTGAAATACTGGCCTGTCTTACACCTCTTTATGATGTTGAACGTTTCGGCATTGTAAACATGGGTAACCCCAAGCATTCGGATGTCCTTCTGGTAACTGGTCCTGCCAATAAACGTAATTACCGGGTTTTACGAAATCTGTACGAACAAATGCCTGAACCAAAGGTAGTCATAGTTATAGGTACCTGCGGTTGCAGCGGCGGCGTTTTTCATAACTGCCCCAATATACTGGGCGGAGTGGATAAAGTAATACCGGTGGATGTTTATGTTCCCGGCTGTGCCGCCAGACCTGAGGCCATTATAGACGGCGTGGTTATGGGGCTTGGCAAACTGGCTGATAAAAAAGCTAAGGCTAAAGCTCAAACCAAACGCGAGGAACAGAATGTGTAATTGTGAATCCAAATCCCCTGAGGTTA
Protein-coding sequences here:
- a CDS encoding ABC transporter permease, translated to MSKYRIVLKHEFMSTLKRKGFLITSLALPVLGLLGILVGMVVQNINAKPDTNEPLQIGYVDQVGVFSGYQEQPGVVLIPFADSQTAVDNMLSGELDEFLIIPADYINTGIIQRFTLKAEISPGGDTSYAISSFLTSNLLGGKVDADILSRVQNPFALINTVIDESGQPAPGQGGIPNYIVSYLFGILLLLAIFTASGYLLQGLSEEKENRIMEVLLSSVTTRELMTGKIVGLGLAGLIQVAFWLVCAWGLVKFATKTFGDILGALSIQADMIVVCLVFFILGYFLYSILMAAIGAITPNVRDGQQLSVIVTMSAAFPFYLMPFILNGGDNLLNKVLSLFPLTSPLTIIMRMGTGIPVWEIILAAILLSLTIWLFFGLAAKLFRVFLLMYGKTPSIKEIMHLIRQT
- a CDS encoding ABC transporter permease yields the protein MKEILHYAWIEIIRRPARSIGNMLGYSLALAIAIVLFSVLSFSQDASASVLNSTGTHFITYLPQCNSEACAVDLKDPLHEGFIANNTLSKVLSADIVSQITALDTVKDASSFILFRFYDKITDTYTLVAGFDPLNTTAVKTNCCSSEDIITGEFLKPTDTGLVMLEESFALAETLPVGFRVDIGGQSFRVGGIINAGVRPGKADIYMTITELRNLINTRLNTALPPDATNIILVESNGANVHYQAIDQVKEIMGDRSLVSTYACSKPASTAMGIGENGIWLVSGILLISVIALALKSEYSAVLERRRDIGILKAIGLSDSTILWQIVSQSVIQAVIGAVAGILLGVLLIYTIPFASISGISSQDTLGVDWIVTLSAFGLAVIGGIAAGIIPALSAASVRPAESLRGL
- a CDS encoding ABC transporter ATP-binding protein gives rise to the protein MKKSRLEAINISRSFQKGAQSIPVLKEINLRAEPGEVVVIRGKSGAGKSVLLWILSGLDNTDSGRVVFDGLELNSLGNSQRAELRRSRLGIIFQNFNLIGSWTAYENVEIALRNSKLSPLEKSKRINRILSELGLSDRLQNLPAELSIGQQQRVAIARTLATNPELILADEPTGDVDPETGAEIIEMLLTPVKAGKAGLIVATHGNFPLEIATRVYTLDNGVLIPFKLASTPHLQS
- the hemW gene encoding radical SAM family heme chaperone HemW, whose amino-acid sequence is MTQNSLALYMHFPFCLKKCGYCSFISYPDKLESVPDYVNCLKKEIKLRTEGLCLHSLYFGGGTPSLLSPSQVADIMSSIQTVSHLLPGAEITFEANPGTLSLPYLKQLSGLGINRLSLGIQSFSDAELTMLGRLHDAQQARHIYTQARISGFDNINLDLIYGLPHSTLLSFKANLSEMLKLEPEHISLYGLTLEEDTPMYLQVQKGLLPFMDSEIAADQYQLAEEMLESAGYHHYEISNWAKQGYESRHNLTYWQNRPYLGLGVAGHSFFQNWRTANTIDLDEYLLCWQNNSPPSPSENINVDLANQLAETIILGLRLDKGVTAEDIEARFGTCVMDMYYPQIQECVELGLLEEHDGCIRLTPRGRLLSNEVFWRFLP
- the lepA gene encoding translation elongation factor 4; amino-acid sequence: MSQSSVRNFCIIAHIDHGKSTLADRLIEMTGTLRHDEMCEQVMDSMELERERGITIKAKAIRLRYISKDKQEYRLNLIDTPGHVDFSYEVSRTIAACEGAILVIDATQGIQAQTLANVYLAIEYNLEIIPVINKIDLPGADIPRVMGEIKSVLGYDEDSVLQISAKLGLGVPELLEAIVNKVPAPKGNANQPLRALIFDSHYDPYKGVVAYLRVADGNINKGDDLRLMGQGTEFRVLEAGYFAPAQVAALRLDVGDVGYIATGLKSVGECRVGDTVTLQHGGAIQPLIGYHPAKAMVFAGIYPTQTDDYHELREAMEKLSLNDASLSSEPESSPLLGHGFRCGFLGLLHLDIIVERLEREFNLSLVVTSPGVSLTVTRIGGEAFTVVNPNEMPLPHEIARIEEPWVSVVIITPSKYIGTVMDLVRENYGVYKNTEYLGQLAMSELGQRVQLHYDMPLRSILTTFHDQLKSRTQGYASLDYEFIGYRDANLSKIDVLVNDVPVDAFSRIIPPDKAHEIGEALVKKLKEMIPRQLYQVTLQAAIGSKIVARADISAKRKDVIAKCYGGDITRKRKLLDKQKEGKKKMRQIGKVEVPKEAFLSVLKLQ
- a CDS encoding NADH-quinone oxidoreductase subunit L, giving the protein MASSFIAIAVLFPFVAGLICLFLKHNLLRSGLVALSAVVLISSSILLFSQGGLPIEYSPAHQWDSIIMVLDYALLAFFLLVGVKDIIKNGWSVRGILTASLVLSQIVLLGLFEFVWAPAVPLPSEPAFFIDQLSIIMCLIISIIGSLILLYAIKYMKDHEHHQHLKITRQPRFFFFMTILLGAMNGIVFSDNLLWLYFFWEITTLCCFALIGHEQTKEAVNNAFRALWMNLIGGLGFVLAIIYVFTNYGSISLQALITNPIIAMAPLFFLFMAAFTKAAQVPFQGWLLGAMVAPVPVSALLHSSTMVKAGIYLSIRLAPAITDTTLATLIALFGAFTFMVTALMAISQRESKKVLAYSTISNLGLIIMCVGINTPLAITAAIVLTIFHAISKALLFMCVGVIDHSMGSRDIEDMEGLVRRYPLIAGITVAGILSMMLVPFGMLLGKWAAIEATSAMSGFISPLVFILLVIGSAATTVFWVKWLGRFFSVTPGIEKIRFERFSFLYHSPLIVLLALAGIFSLAVIPFYENFILPAVTAFYPNVVDTSTGFFGSAVGLFTAWPLFILLAVALILVPVLFKPKAKNLSTAYMCGENVSTSADSFYSVADGETKIKLGSMYLDTQFANPNLDTGLKIVGLLILVSMLVVVLI
- a CDS encoding respiratory chain complex I subunit 1 family protein, producing MNEWLLVALALVLPPVLGSLLRGFDRILTARMQGRFGPPLLQPVYDTIKLLAKRRMITGRMQAVSSIGYLLFIMAATVMFFLGQDLLLIVLVLGVADMFLVVGAFATRSPYSQIGANRELLQILSYEPILIITAIGLYIANGSFMISEISQPLLPSLWPIFIALVLVLIILMRKSPFDISSSEHAHQELVRGVFTEYSGIHLGLIEIAHMYELILVLGVISLMWLPGVVPGIALALACWFLVLVIDNITARLTWSSMLKILWMFGLGLALVNLIGLSVLGGV
- a CDS encoding NADH-quinone oxidoreductase subunit B family protein yields the protein MDFVTKSQIKSPWLLHFDCGSCNGCDIEILACLTPLYDVERFGIVNMGNPKHSDVLLVTGPANKRNYRVLRNLYEQMPEPKVVIVIGTCGCSGGVFHNCPNILGGVDKVIPVDVYVPGCAARPEAIIDGVVMGLGKLADKKAKAKAQTKREEQNV